Sequence from the Nocardia cyriacigeorgica GUH-2 genome:
GGGCGGTGGGGATGGACGGCAGGCAGACAGCAGCGATAGGTCTGGTCCGGCGCGGGATACCGGGCAGCGGAACCGACCTCGGCGCGTTGGCGCAGCGGCACGGTTACCGGATGGTGTTCACGGTGGAGTTGGATGTCGGCCCGCTGGTGGGTGCGATGGTGATCGCGCAGCACGTCTACGAATACGGTGCCGCCGCGGTGGTCGTCCCGGGATTCGAGCATGCGGACACCGTGCGCCACGTCGTGACCGACCTCGCCGCACTGATCACGCCGATGCAGGTCTATCCGCGCGGATACCGTTGGCCGGTGGTAGATCTGGATGACGACCGGGTGCTGTCATGAGCGGAACCAGCGTACTCGTCATCCTCGTGCTCATCTTGGTCGGCCTGACGGTCTGGCTCTACTGGCCCGAGCGAGCCGATCGCGACCGGCCGTCCGTGGCCGAAATCGGGCGCCGGCTCACCGCCGAGCGAGACGAGCTTCCCTGAGCGGATCAGCGCGGTGCGGTGAGCAGCGACGGCGGATCGTGGGTCCCGCCTAGGTCCCGCCCTACGGGTTGTCGATACGAAGAAACCCCTCTGACGTAGGTCAGAGGGGTTTCTTGCTGGTCGGGCTGACAGGATTTGAACCTGCGACCACTTGACCCCCAGTCAAGTGCGCTACCAAACTGCGCCACAGCCCGTTGCGCCGCGTTTGCGGGCGCTCGAAGAGATTACCTCAGGGGGTGTGTGGAGAGCTAATCCGCTGGTCAGGGTCGTGTTTAGGGGTTGAGAGGGAGGGGCGGGTGGTATCGGCGGGGCGGGTGGGGTCCAGCACTTGAAATTGACGCCGGGTTCAATATACGGTTCGTGCGGTGTGGTTCGCAGGTCGTGGCCCGAGTCGGGTCGACCGCACCCCCGCTGATCGCCGACAGCCGTCTTACCGTCAGGAGCCAGGATGTCCCTGTTCG
This genomic interval carries:
- a CDS encoding CcoQ/FixQ family Cbb3-type cytochrome c oxidase assembly chaperone, with the protein product MSGTSVLVILVLILVGLTVWLYWPERADRDRPSVAEIGRRLTAERDELP